A part of Cryptococcus decagattii chromosome 2, complete sequence genomic DNA contains:
- a CDS encoding sorting nexin-41 has product MDSDTSPNPFASSPASSPSPLPSLPPPVPRKPSSLISAASGSPPPTHRASFPDPSRHPKMGATVPGPKPKTDFCCSIDKDISTGEQVHIVDALKTTEGGTASYITYVIRLGTHTVRRRYSAFLSLHQALTGLYPVLIIPPIPSKQSLTDYAVKGQSKAREDATIIARRKRLLEDFLKRLIRHPILGGEHVLHRFLEEDVSWSEVLHSPPISLLSKNPLHAPSHNPTFQPTSPTSPSEAPATTSYIAHHLLPTPSPSHPLRQPDQRFMDSEAFTEKFQSHFSGTMEKVNRRVTKRWGERAHDMSELGGIWNGFSLLEQGKLGEAIEKVGRAVDADYLATAALLQSWEKTTTEPLHIYSQFATLIRARLSFRHQKHVQYELVQEALETQRDKLEILENAEREAKRLEEALERGGNVLTGPQVEPVPARDEQERAQRRARATQGFGLLSAVKHSLSGMIDMDPEATRRANIAKTRDNISQLEDSYQAAAQDLKYASMTLQADLDRFQRQKVADLREMAINLSQVHKDWCKQNLEAWKAAQAAVREIDLHPNRPPQTQPQSEQSHAGPSSTALHPHQLEEDVSKFDDVDTMKNETEKMEIADKPLPKQPPLTVTAGDGAVSSPPQPGQGNDTEEHEGDGPLGPL; this is encoded by the exons ATGGATTCGGACACCTCCCCCAACCCCTTTGCCTCCTCCCCCGCCTCCAGCCCGTCCCCTCTCCCGTCCCTCCCTCCCCCTGTCCCTCGCAAGCCTTCCTCGCTCATCTCCGCCGCGTCGGGCTCACCCCCTCCCACCCACAGGGCCAGCTTCCCGGACCCCTCGAGGCATCCGAAGATGGGCGCCACAGTCCCAGGCCCAAAGCCCAAGACCGACTTCTGCTGTTCCATAGACAAAGACATCTCCACCGGCGAACAGGTTCATATTGTCGACGCCCTGAAGACCACAGAGGGTGGCACAGCCAGCTATATCACCTATGTTATCCGTTTAGGA ACTCATACAGTCCGACGCCGGTACTCGGCTTTTCTCTCGCTCCATCAAGCGCTCACTGGCCTTTATCCCGTACTAATCATACCTCCGATCCCCTCCAAACAATCACTTACAGACTATGCTGTCAAGGGGCAAAGCAAAGCGAGAGAAGACGCGACAATCATTGCTCGTAGGAAGAGGCTGCTCGAAGATTTCTTGAAAAGGCTGATCAGGCATCCTATTCTGGGAGGTGAACATGTGCTGCATCGTTTCTTGGAGGAAGACGTCAGCTGG TCCGAAGTCCTCCATTCTCCACCAATCTCACTGCTCTCAAAGAACCCTTTACACGCCCCATCACACAACCCAACATTCCAGCCGACTTCCCCGACATCTCCCTCTGAAGCGCCTGCGACAACGTCTTACATTGcccaccatcttcttccgaccccatccccttctcatcctttGCGCCAACCCGACCAGCGTTTCATGGATTCCGAAGCGTTTACCGAGAAATTCCAGTCTCATTTCTCTGGAACGATGGAGAAGGTCAACAGGCGAGTGACTAAACGCTGGGGAGAAAGAGCACATGACATGTCGGAGCTTGGTGGTATCTGGAACGGTTTCAGCTTGCTGGAGCAAGGAAAACTTGGCGAGGCAATTGAAAAAGTTGGACGAGCTGTTGATGCCGACTATCTGGCTACTGCCGCCTTG TTACAATCATGGGAGAAGACAACAACTGAACCGCTTCACATTTACTCTCAATTTGCCACGTTGATCCGAGCTCGTCTGTCCTTTAGGCACCAGAAACACGTCCAGTATGAGCTTGTCCAAGAGGCTCTTGAGACTCAGCGGGATAAACTGGAGATCCTTGAAAATGCTGAGCGTGAGGCAAAGAGGTTGGAAGAAGCTCTGGAACGAGGTGGTAATGTCCTCACTGGTCCTCAGGTAGAGCCCGTACCTGCTCGAGATGAACAAGAACGAGCTCAGAGGAGGGCAAGAGCAACTCAAGGATTTGGGCTTTTATCTGCCGTCAAGCATAGTCTAAGTGGGATGATTGATATGGATCCTGAGGCGACGAGAAGGGCCAATATTGCCAAGACCAGGGACAATATTTCACAA TTGGAAGACTCTTATCAAGCAGCAGCGCAAGACCTCAAATACGCTTCCATGACACTGCAAGCCGACCTTGACAGGTTCCAGAGGCAGAAAGTCGCGGATCTCCGAGAAATGGCCATCAATCTGTCTCAAGTACATAAGGACTGGTGCAAACAG AATCTTGAGGCTTGGAAAGCCGCCCAGGCTGCAGTTCGAGAGATTGATCTTCATCCTAATCGGCCTCCTCAAACGCAGCCGCAGTCAGAGCAGTCGCACGCGGGACCGTCGTCGACGGcgcttcatcctcatcaattggaggaggatgtcTCCAAATTCGACGACGTAGACACAATGAAGAATGAGAcggagaagatggagattgCCGATAAACCTTTACCGAAGCAGCCCCCTTTGACCGTAACCGCAGGGGATGGGGCagtctcttctcctccacaGCCGGGGCAAGGGAATGATACTGAGGAGCACGAGGGAGATGGACCATTGGGGCCGTTGTAA
- a CDS encoding AMP deaminase, with translation MSHSPDDPYTSHSPSPFPSPLPIPTPTYEHDLNGPPHAHSSPAFDYHEERRTHLKDEIWLSHHLPRLPPPSASEAGSSVRTDAGTSFKSRMAPGDYFDTSSPTGPGRQLSPKASFNPSVLRANMSNVEKGGEGMTMREQDAVPDVNDLGIALRQATLRLDKESTMLSPSGPEYGDLDPGPVLLHRQEKDAQERLDLEEENQEKELAMKAFTGEEGGQTQAQPQHPDVVQQGIGNELDSLYASFSRCLELRDKYLELSNQRLGDNPRDHDGTFHGFNPPSAGDVMGLKPEYDPEMAEIPGEAKDNIPTWNIYPPPPPPRWHWKAAQDGVHPEPALEDNNKRSAVYHKDAEVFNVEDCEIPGKDEGKTFEVNDEGVFTVYVDNVKAPAACDGQSPVYQANGQISDSDDKQPLSRVPRLKEYFTDLDFLLGVCSDGPAKSFAFRRLKYLQSKWSLYCLLNEYQELADMKAVPHRDFYNVRKVDTHIHHSASMNQKHLLRFIKSKLKKSPDEIVIHRDDKDLTLKQVFESLNLTAYDLSIDMLDMHAHQEFHRFDRFNDRYNPTGSSRLREIFLKTDNLLKGKYLAELTQELITDLEQSKYQHSEWRLSIYGRNMNEWDNLAKWVINNKLISHNVRWLIQVPRLYEVYKGQGLVDSFEDVVRNVFQPLFEVTQDPSSHPELHIFLQRVVGFDSVDDESKPERRLYRKFPTAKMWNTKQSPPYSYWIYYMYANMASLNAWRRSRGFNTFVLRPHCGEAGDPDHLSSAFLTAHSISHGILLRKVPALQYLFYLKQIGLAMSPLSNNALFLTYERNPFKDFFRTGLNVSLSTDDPLQFHFTASHLLEEYSCAAQIYKLTPADMCELARNSVLQSGWEMQVKKHWLGQRWYLPGAAGNDIHKTNVPTIRLAYRHATLLEELALIHHGKHSPSATPTHLKPPTTIKPEKPGLPKHSSDVGAVAMAMSSGVPVAHLVGGASELDRRSLERKRAISGADKQAEVPDTAS, from the exons ATGTCCCATTCTCCAGACGACCCATACACGAGCCATTCaccctctccttttccatcccCACTCCCAATCCCCACCCCCACCTATGAGCATGACCTCAATGGTCCGCCCCATGCTCACTCCTCTCCCGCTTTCGACTATCACGAGGAGCGCAGGACCCACTTGAAGGATGAGATCTGGTTGTCCCATCATCTGCCTCGTCTCCCGCCTCCAAGCGCCTCAGAGGCTGGTTCTTCCGTCCGCACAGACGCCGGCACCAGTTTCAAAAGCAGGATGGCTCCTGGGGATTATTTCGATACGAGCAGTCCAACCGGCCCTGGGCGACAGCTCAGTCCTAAAGCGTCATTCAATCCTTCAGTGCTGCGTGCAAATATGTCCAATGTGGAGAAAGGTGGGGAAGGTATGACGATGCGTGAGCAAGATGCAGTCCCTGATGTCAACGATCTTGGCATCGCACTGCGTCAAGCAACTCTCCGCCTCGACAAAGAATCTACCATGCTTTCACCTTCAGGTCCAGAGTACGGAGATCTTGATCCTGGACCGGTTCTCCTCCACAGGCAGGAAAAGGACGCTCAAGAAAGGCTAGAtctggaagaggagaatcAGGAGAAGGAGTTAGCCATGAAGGCTTTTACaggtgaagagggaggacAGACACAGGCGCAGCCTCAGCATCCCGATGTAGTTC AACAAGGAATTGGAAATGAACTGGATTCGCTCTA CGCATCATTTTCTCGCTGTCTCGAGCTTCGTGACAAGTACCTCGAACTTTCCAATCAACGATTGGGCGACAACCCACGAGACCACGATGGAACGTTTCACGGGTTCAATCCTCCGTCCGCAGGTGATGTGATGGGCCTCAAACCCGAATACGATCCCGAAATGGCTGAGATCCCAGGCGAGGCCAAAGATAATATCCCTACCTGGAATATTTatcctccccctccccctccccgTTGGCATTGGAAGGCCGCCCAGGATGGCGTTCATCCTGAGCCTGCGCTAGAAGACAATAATAAGCGATCAGCTGTATACCACAAGGATGCGGAAGTCTTTAATGTGGAGGATTGTGAAATTCCGGGcaaggatgaaggaaagaCATTCGAGGTCAATGATGAAGGCGTGTTCACCGTTTACGTCGACAATGTCAAGGCTCCCGCGGCCTGCGATGGGCAATCCCCCGTGTATCAAGCAAATGGACAAATCTCAGACTCAGACGACAAACAACCTCTTTCGCGCGTTCCCAGGCTGAAGGAGTACTTCACCGACCTCGACTTCCTTCTTGGTGTATGTTCTGATGGTCCTGCCAAGAGCTTTGCTTTCAGGAGGCTCAAGTACCTCCAAAGCAAGTGGAGTCTTTATTGTTTGTTGAACGAGTATCAAGAATTGGCGGATATGAAGGCTGTACCCCATCG AGACTTTTACAATGTTCGAAAAGTTGACACTCACATTCACCACTCTGCAAGCATGAACCAGAAGCATCTTTTGCGGTTCATCAAGTCCAAGCTCAAAAAGTCACCTGAT GAAATCGTTATTCATAGAGATGACAAGGATCTCACGCTTAAGCAGGTCTTTGAGTCGCTTAATCTCACAGCATATGATCTTTCCATTGATATGCTTGACATGCACGCCCACCAA GAATTTCACCGATTCGACAGGTTCAACGACCGGTACAATCCAACCGGATCCTCCCGTCTTCGTGAAATCTTCCTCAAGACTGACAACTTGTTGAAGGGGAAGTATTTGGCTGAGCTCACACAAG AATTAATCACAGACCTGGAACAGAGTAAATACCAGCACTCTGAGTGGCGTCTCTCCATCTATGGTCG TAACATGAATGAATGGGATAATCTTGCAAAATGGGTCATCAACAATAAGCTCATCTCGCATAACGTTAGATGGTTGATTCAAGTTCCGAGACTGTATGAAGTTTACAAGGGACAGGGGTTGGTCGACAGTTTCGAGGATGTTGTCCGCA ACGTTTTCCAACCCTTGTTTGAAGTAACTCAAGacccctcttcccatcctGAGCTTCATATTTTCCTTCAGCGAGTTGTTGGGTTTGACTCTGTCGACGATGAATCCAAACCCGAGAGGCGACTTTATCGCAAGTTCCCGACCGCCAAAATGTGGAACACTAAACAAAGTCCGCCTTACAGTTACTG GATCTACTACATGTACGCTAACATGGCGAGCCTCAATGCTTGGCGTCGTTCTCGCGGTTTCA ATACTTTTGTCCTCCGGCCTCATTGTGGTGAAGCTGGTGATCCCGACCATCTTTCATCAGCGTTCCTCACTGCCCATTCCATTTCTCACGGTATTCTTCTTCGTAAGGTCCCTGCGTTGCAGTACCTATTCTACCTCAAGCAAATTGGACTGGCTATGTCTCCGTTGAGTAATAATGCCTTGTTCTTGACGTACGAGAGGAATCCATTCAAAGACTTTTTCAGAACTGGGTTGAATGTGTCATTATCAACAG ATGATCCCCTTCAGTTCCACTTCACTGCCTCCCATTTGCTTGAAGAGTATTCGTGCGCTGCGCAAATTTATAAGCTTACCCCTGCCGACATGTGTGAGCTGGCGCGCAACTCTGTACTTCAATCTGGCTGGGAAATGCAAGTCAAGAAGCACTGGTTAGGTCAAAGGTGGTATTTGCCTGGTGCTGCTGGCAATGATATTCATAAGACCAATGTCCCCACGATCAGGTTGGCCTATCGACACGCTACTTTGCTGGAGGAGCT TGCTCTCATTCACCACGGGAAGCATTCCCCAAGTGCCACTCCGACCCATTTGAAGCCGCCCACTACTATTAAACCAGAGAAGCCCGGTCTTCCCAAGCATTCTTCCGACGTGGGGGCCGTCGCTATGGCCATGTCATCTGGTGTTCCTGTCGCACATCTCGTTGGGGGAGCGTCTGAGCTTGATCGGCGCAGTctggagaggaagagagctATAAGTGGAGCGGATAAGCAAGCAGAGGTCCCTGATACAGCTAGTTAG